AGGTGGCCGCCGCGCTGCTCGAGGTCGAGGGGGTCGTCAAGCGCTTCGGGGGCTTCACCGCGCTCAACGGCGTGAGCCTGTCCGTCAAGGCGGGCGAGCGCTTCGGCCTCATCGGGCCGAACGGCTCCGGGAAGACCACCCTCATCAACTGCGTGTCCGGCGTGCTGCCGGTGAACGGCGGGTCCATCCGCTTCGACGGGCAGGAGATCACCGGGATGCCGCCGCATCAGCGGAGCCGTCTGGGCATCGTGCGGAGCTTCCAGATCCCCAAGCCCTTCACGAGCATGACGGTGCGGGACAATCTCGGCATCTCGCTGGAGTACGCGGGGGCGGCCCGCGCGGGCGCGCCGGGGAGCGCGAGCGCGGAGGACATCCTGCGCAATATCGGCCTCGAGGCGAAGACCCACCTCCGGCCCGGCGGGCTCACCCAGATCGAGATGCGCAAGCTCGAGCTGGCGCGCGCGATGGCGGCGCACCCCAAGCTCCTCATCTCCGACGAGGCGATGGCGGGGCTGTCCAGCACCGAGGTGGACGACATCCTGGAGATCCTCTTCCGTCTCAACGCTCAGGGCATCACCATCATCATGATCGAGCACATCATGCGGGCGGTCATGCGCTTCTCGGAGCGCATCGTGGTGCTGGACGCCGGCGAGCGCATCGCCGAGGGCACCCCGGACGAGATCGTCCGCCACCCGGCGGTGGAGCGGGCCTACCTTGGGGAGTGACCGTGGCGCGTAGCTCGATCGCCATCAAGAACGTCCACGCCGGCTACGGGTCGGTGCGCGTGCTCCACGGCGTGGACGTGGAGGTGCGGGACGGGGAGACGGTGGCCCTCCTCGGCACCAACGGCAACGGCAAGAGCACCCTCATCCGCTGCATCATGGGCATGGTCCGCCCCGAGGCGGGCGAGATCACGCTCGAGCTGGACGGGCAGCGGATCGATCTCACGCGGCGGTCCACCGAGGAGATCGTGGACCTCGGCATCGCGCTGGTGCCCGAGGGCCGCCACCTCTTCCCCAAGCTCACGGTCGAGGAGAATCTCCTGCTCGGCGCCTACCGGCGGGGCTCGCGCGCGGACATCGGGCGCAACCTCGCCTACTGCCACGAGGCTTTCCCGGTGCTGGCCCAGCGCCGGCGCCAGCTCGCCGGCAGCATGAGCGGGGGCGAGCAGCAGATGCTGGCGGTCGCGCGCGCCCTCATGTCCTCGCCGCGCATCCTGCTCGTGGACGAGCCGTCGGTGGGGCTGGCCCCGATCCTCGTGAGCCGGGTCATCGCCAAGATCAAGGAGCTCAAGGAGGAGCGCCAGCTCACCGTGCTGATGGCTGAGCAGAACTTCAACCAGGCCACGAAGATCGCCGACCGGGGCTACATCATCGTGCACGGGAAGATCGAGTTCGAGGGGCGCAGCACGCAGGAGCTGCGCGAGAACGAGCTGGTGAAGAAGTACTACCTGGGGGTCTAGCGGGCCCCTCAGCCGATGGACTGCTGGGCGCGAGGCCGGACGCGGCTCGCGAGCAGTCGCCGGTGCTCCAGCAAGAGCCGCACTGTCTCCTGCACGATCGTCGCCACCGGCACCGCGATGATCATGCCGAGCACGCCCAATGCGTGGTTGCCCACGACCACCGAGCCCAGCAGGACCGCCGGGTGGAGGTGCACGCTCCGCCCGATGGTCAGCGGCTGGATGAGCGTGTCGTCCAGCACCTTGATGAAGAGGAACATCACCAGCACGCGCACCACCGCGCCCAGGCCCATCGCGTAGAGGAGCACCACCAGGGTGGCGGCGCCCGCGGAGAGGAGCGGGCCCACGAACGGGATCACGTTGGCGACGCCGGCGAAGATCCCGAGCAGCAAGGGGTAGGGGATGCGCAGCGCCCAGAGCCCCATCGCGGCCAGCGCGCCCACCACGAGCCCGTCCAGCACCACGCCACGGATATATCGACCCACGACGCCATTCAGCTCGCGCCACACCGCCACCGAGGTCTCCACGTGCTGCGGGGGGAGGCGGTTCATGATTCCGGTGATGATGCTCGGCATGTCCCGCATCAGGAAGAACGCGAAGAAGGGGACCAGGATG
This portion of the Candidatus Methylomirabilota bacterium genome encodes:
- a CDS encoding ABC transporter ATP-binding protein, giving the protein MAAALLEVEGVVKRFGGFTALNGVSLSVKAGERFGLIGPNGSGKTTLINCVSGVLPVNGGSIRFDGQEITGMPPHQRSRLGIVRSFQIPKPFTSMTVRDNLGISLEYAGAARAGAPGSASAEDILRNIGLEAKTHLRPGGLTQIEMRKLELARAMAAHPKLLISDEAMAGLSSTEVDDILEILFRLNAQGITIIMIEHIMRAVMRFSERIVVLDAGERIAEGTPDEIVRHPAVERAYLGE
- a CDS encoding ABC transporter ATP-binding protein, yielding MARSSIAIKNVHAGYGSVRVLHGVDVEVRDGETVALLGTNGNGKSTLIRCIMGMVRPEAGEITLELDGQRIDLTRRSTEEIVDLGIALVPEGRHLFPKLTVEENLLLGAYRRGSRADIGRNLAYCHEAFPVLAQRRRQLAGSMSGGEQQMLAVARALMSSPRILLVDEPSVGLAPILVSRVIAKIKELKEERQLTVLMAEQNFNQATKIADRGYIIVHGKIEFEGRSTQELRENELVKKYYLGV
- a CDS encoding AI-2E family transporter is translated as MKPFWIISIAGIAILVWLARGLLLPVFLAMMLAYLLSPLINWTDALAIRRSVAVGAIFSATILTAALLGITIGPRVVAETSTLVERLPETITRVDAALDRSLVELMEAAPVAKSILPQGEQWLSKLLLNRPPEEPGEFFEHAGHLFLLCILVPFFAFFLMRDMPSIITGIMNRLPPQHVETSVAVWRELNGVVGRYIRGVVLDGLVVGALAAMGLWALRIPYPLLLGIFAGVANVIPFVGPLLSAGAATLVVLLYAMGLGAVVRVLVMFLFIKVLDDTLIQPLTIGRSVHLHPAVLLGSVVVGNHALGVLGMIIAVPVATIVQETVRLLLEHRRLLASRVRPRAQQSIG